One Streptomyces sp. SAI-135 DNA segment encodes these proteins:
- a CDS encoding MarR family transcriptional regulator, protein MSQEPHLAFADDVGRFYARQYGLPPMAGRLLGYLFVCEPPQQTIDELSEALRASRSAITGVVKLLESYKMARRVRAAGERADRVSLDPASQHPQHFDSAIHKEHAALFREGLALLADAPSERRAPLEEMAALAEFLAERLPRLLEEWLVYRDELRASGKLPTPSE, encoded by the coding sequence ATGTCGCAAGAACCGCATCTGGCATTCGCTGATGACGTCGGTCGCTTCTATGCCCGCCAGTACGGCCTGCCGCCGATGGCTGGACGACTGCTGGGGTACCTGTTCGTTTGTGAACCGCCTCAGCAGACGATCGATGAGCTGAGTGAAGCGCTGCGGGCGAGCCGGAGCGCCATCACCGGTGTGGTCAAGCTGCTCGAAAGCTACAAAATGGCGCGGCGGGTGCGCGCTGCTGGGGAACGAGCGGACCGGGTGAGTCTGGATCCAGCCAGCCAGCACCCGCAGCACTTCGACTCCGCCATCCACAAGGAACATGCTGCGCTGTTTCGGGAAGGCTTGGCGCTGCTGGCGGATGCCCCTTCGGAGCGTCGTGCTCCACTCGAAGAGATGGCTGCACTGGCAGAGTTCCTTGCGGAGCGGCTGCCCAGGCTGCTGGAGGAGTGGCTTGTGTACCGCGATGAGCTTCGCGCCTCCGGGAAGCTTCCCACGCCGTCCGAATAA
- a CDS encoding ferredoxin has protein sequence MDMRIQVDRDQCVGAGLCALLAPGVFTQDEDGLSAVLPGQENGAGDPQVPDAARGCPVQAIALIESPY, from the coding sequence ATGGACATGCGGATCCAGGTTGACAGGGACCAATGCGTGGGTGCGGGTTTGTGTGCTCTGCTCGCCCCGGGCGTCTTCACCCAGGATGAGGACGGGCTCAGCGCGGTGCTCCCCGGACAAGAAAACGGAGCCGGTGACCCACAGGTGCCGGATGCGGCCCGTGGGTGTCCGGTGCAGGCCATCGCGCTGATCGAGTCCCCTTACTGA